A region from the Deinococcus ruber genome encodes:
- a CDS encoding RICIN domain-containing protein, translating into MRTVSFLTAAAAISLTALACASTAAAQTYYRLQLKINGQYLDADHCTTTLALNPGSTYADGACQLWSFTPAGGGYYKIQLKANGQYLDATYCASPVSLNPGSTFAGGACEMWKLVSAGGGYYRLQLKYNGQYLDAAYCSSPISLNPGSTYAGGACQLWKLVPASVPFD; encoded by the coding sequence ATGCGTACCGTTTCCTTCCTGACCGCTGCCGCCGCCATCAGCCTGACCGCCCTCGCCTGTGCCAGCACCGCCGCTGCCCAGACCTATTACCGCCTTCAGCTCAAGATCAACGGGCAGTATCTCGACGCCGACCACTGCACCACCACCCTCGCCCTGAACCCAGGCTCCACCTACGCCGACGGAGCGTGTCAGCTGTGGAGCTTCACTCCGGCAGGCGGCGGCTATTACAAGATTCAGCTCAAGGCCAACGGACAGTATCTCGACGCCACTTACTGCGCCAGTCCGGTAAGCCTGAATCCGGGTTCGACCTTCGCGGGGGGCGCGTGCGAGATGTGGAAACTGGTGTCGGCGGGCGGCGGCTACTACCGTCTTCAGCTCAAGTACAACGGCCAGTATCTCGACGCGGCGTACTGCTCCTCGCCGATCAGCCTGAATCCCGGCTCGACGTATGCGGGCGGCGCGTGCCAGCTGTGGAAGCTGGTGCCCGCCTCGGTGCCCTTCGACTGA
- a CDS encoding glycoside hydrolase family 18 protein, with product MFRLRRCPQPLLASAISAALLCACSGGSSSTVTPPTTSGPWVMGYAVGYESSLLPPSDLHWSSLTHVAVGRAVPRTDGTLGTTFDIDAVNGPVWAKSVVTQAHAHNVKAILMLGGAGEHAGFVGAASAANRSAFVQNILSVVQSYGFDGVDLDWEPLESADEAPLLALAKALKQAQPGLLLTLPVNFVNVNFPTQEARPSLAALAGTFDRINIMSYGMAGVYPGWNAWHSSALSGETDSTPTSVQSSVKAYLAAGLPAAKLGLGIGFYGLCYQGVTAPGQNKPAMKIVADDGDMSYVNIVNSYATPAAKKWDAAAQVPYLSSATPLGSKGCNYVSYEDAASIAQKGSYARAQGLGGVIIWTLAQGHFKGNPAGGSDPLLDAASAAFRP from the coding sequence ATGTTCAGACTGCGCCGCTGCCCTCAACCACTGCTTGCGAGTGCCATTTCTGCCGCGCTGCTGTGCGCGTGTTCCGGCGGATCGAGCAGCACCGTGACGCCTCCGACCACCTCCGGCCCCTGGGTCATGGGCTACGCGGTGGGCTACGAAAGCAGCCTGCTGCCGCCGAGCGATCTGCACTGGAGTTCGCTGACGCATGTGGCGGTGGGCCGCGCCGTGCCCCGGACCGACGGCACACTCGGAACCACCTTCGATATAGACGCCGTCAATGGCCCGGTGTGGGCAAAATCGGTGGTAACGCAGGCGCACGCCCACAATGTCAAAGCCATTCTGATGCTGGGTGGAGCCGGGGAACACGCGGGCTTCGTGGGCGCGGCGTCGGCGGCCAACCGCAGTGCGTTCGTGCAGAACATTCTGAGCGTGGTGCAGTCTTACGGCTTCGACGGCGTCGATCTCGACTGGGAGCCGCTGGAAAGCGCCGACGAAGCGCCGCTGCTGGCACTGGCAAAGGCGCTGAAGCAGGCTCAGCCGGGGCTGCTGCTGACGCTGCCCGTCAACTTCGTGAACGTCAATTTCCCCACGCAGGAGGCGCGGCCCAGTCTGGCGGCGCTGGCAGGCACCTTCGACCGCATCAACATCATGAGCTACGGCATGGCGGGCGTGTATCCCGGCTGGAACGCCTGGCATTCGTCGGCGCTTTCGGGCGAGACGGACAGTACGCCGACCAGCGTGCAGAGCAGCGTGAAAGCGTATCTGGCGGCAGGGCTGCCCGCTGCCAAACTGGGCCTGGGCATCGGCTTTTACGGCCTGTGCTACCAGGGCGTCACGGCCCCCGGTCAGAACAAACCCGCCATGAAGATCGTGGCCGACGACGGCGACATGAGCTACGTCAATATTGTGAACAGCTATGCCACCCCTGCTGCCAAAAAGTGGGACGCCGCCGCACAGGTGCCGTATCTGAGTTCGGCCACGCCGCTGGGCAGCAAGGGCTGCAACTACGTCAGTTACGAAGACGCCGCCAGCATCGCGCAGAAGGGCAGCTACGCCCGCGCACAGGGGCTGGGCGGCGTGATCATCTGGACGCTGGCACAGGGGCATTTCAAGGGTAATCCGGCAGGTGGAAGTGATCCGCTGCTGGACGCTGCCTCTGCCGCCTTCCGACCCTGA
- a CDS encoding glycosyltransferase family 4 protein: MTPHNRRIRERASARLDHVVLIGNHTPRQCGIATFTADVAQALPARRVSVVAMNDGQNYEYPPQVVLGVEQNDLSAYVGAARQINAMRPDVVCVQHEYGIYGGPAGSYLLTLLRGLNAPIVTTLHTVLETPDAAQKAVFDELCALSAAIVVMSTRALDILANLGVPASKIHLIHHGIPDIGLDGAAEKARLGVGTHPLVLTFGLLGRGKGLETAIRALPQVVAAQPEALYLILGATHPHVLRHEGEAYREELWHLARELGVEDHLRMDNRFVELDDLKRYLAAADVYLTPYPNPAQITSGTLAYAVGNGKAVVSTPYWYAEELLADGRGVLTPFGDPQAMGQAVGRLLGDDAERRRLGENAAAFGQAMRWPAVGQAYAEVLTGVMTAPLLVPRPVAMHRPVSVRLDHLEAMTDSTGLFQHATGTIPNPHEGYTTDDNARLLGLMARLDSGSQSTALARRALAFLHYALDPVSGVFRNFLDYDRRWLEAVGAENAQARAIRGLVTAALSRDEGLANAATELLRRARLAATDLQSPRAQAIALLAAAEAVTSPTLRSELAPLIEAASGYAANLARIHRASAHDGWNWFEGYLSYANAELSHGLIAWGAAVNDADSLNLGLSTLDWLHTQQRGPLPQSAVSRTGFWPIGCTRVYGRGEARPLWDGQPIEAAVSVAAYAAAWRVSRDPVWIERAQRALDWLLGDNLRGEALLDPLSGGCRDGLHARGPSINQGAESTVLAWEAVLDLNLLTTDTQRGQELTDLDSLTSLSADD, from the coding sequence ATGACCCCACACAACAGGAGAATTCGCGAGCGGGCCTCGGCGCGTCTGGATCACGTCGTTCTTATCGGCAATCACACGCCCCGGCAATGCGGCATTGCGACCTTCACTGCCGATGTGGCGCAGGCTCTTCCGGCCCGGCGCGTCAGCGTGGTTGCCATGAACGATGGACAGAATTACGAGTATCCGCCCCAGGTGGTGCTGGGAGTCGAGCAGAACGACCTGAGCGCCTACGTGGGCGCGGCGCGGCAGATCAATGCCATGCGGCCCGACGTGGTGTGCGTGCAGCACGAATACGGCATCTATGGCGGCCCCGCCGGATCGTACCTGCTGACGCTTCTGCGCGGACTGAACGCGCCGATTGTCACCACGCTGCATACGGTGCTGGAAACACCCGACGCGGCACAGAAAGCCGTGTTCGACGAACTGTGTGCGCTGTCGGCGGCCATCGTGGTGATGAGCACGCGGGCGCTGGATATCCTGGCGAATCTGGGAGTGCCTGCCAGCAAAATTCACCTGATTCACCACGGCATTCCCGATATCGGGCTGGACGGTGCTGCCGAGAAAGCCCGCCTGGGTGTGGGAACGCATCCGCTGGTGCTGACGTTCGGACTGCTGGGACGCGGCAAGGGGCTGGAAACCGCGATCCGGGCGCTGCCGCAGGTGGTCGCCGCCCAGCCAGAGGCGCTGTATCTGATCCTGGGGGCCACGCATCCACACGTGCTGCGCCACGAGGGCGAGGCGTACCGCGAGGAACTGTGGCATCTGGCCCGCGAACTGGGTGTGGAAGACCATCTGAGGATGGACAACCGCTTCGTGGAACTGGACGACCTGAAGCGCTACCTCGCCGCCGCCGACGTATACCTGACGCCGTATCCCAATCCGGCACAGATCACCTCTGGCACGCTGGCCTACGCGGTGGGCAACGGCAAAGCGGTGGTCAGTACGCCGTACTGGTACGCCGAAGAACTGCTGGCAGACGGGCGCGGCGTGCTGACACCGTTCGGTGATCCGCAGGCGATGGGGCAGGCGGTGGGGCGTCTGCTGGGCGATGACGCCGAGCGCCGCCGCCTGGGAGAAAACGCCGCCGCCTTCGGACAGGCGATGCGCTGGCCCGCCGTCGGGCAGGCATACGCCGAGGTTCTGACGGGCGTGATGACAGCGCCGCTGCTGGTGCCGCGCCCGGTGGCCATGCACCGCCCGGTCAGTGTGCGGCTGGATCATCTGGAGGCCATGACCGACTCGACCGGCCTGTTCCAGCACGCCACCGGCACCATTCCCAACCCGCACGAGGGCTACACCACCGACGACAACGCCCGGCTGCTGGGGCTGATGGCCCGGCTGGACAGCGGCTCCCAGAGCACCGCGCTGGCCCGGCGTGCGCTGGCCTTCCTGCACTACGCCCTCGATCCGGTCAGTGGCGTGTTCCGCAACTTTCTGGACTATGATCGCCGCTGGCTAGAAGCGGTGGGCGCGGAAAATGCTCAGGCACGGGCCATTCGTGGGCTGGTAACGGCGGCCCTGAGCCGCGACGAGGGACTGGCGAACGCGGCCACCGAACTGCTGAGGCGGGCGCGACTGGCAGCAACGGACCTTCAGTCGCCCAGAGCGCAGGCCATCGCGCTTCTAGCCGCTGCCGAGGCGGTCACTTCGCCCACGCTCAGAAGCGAACTCGCCCCGCTGATCGAAGCGGCCAGCGGGTACGCCGCGAATCTGGCACGAATTCACCGGGCATCGGCGCACGACGGCTGGAACTGGTTCGAGGGCTATCTCAGCTATGCCAACGCCGAACTTTCACACGGCCTGATCGCCTGGGGTGCGGCGGTGAACGATGCCGATAGCCTGAATCTGGGCCTGAGCACCCTCGACTGGCTCCACACACAGCAGCGCGGCCCACTGCCCCAGTCAGCCGTTTCGCGCACCGGGTTCTGGCCCATCGGCTGCACGCGGGTGTATGGGCGCGGCGAGGCCAGACCGCTGTGGGACGGGCAGCCTATCGAGGCGGCGGTGTCGGTGGCGGCGTATGCAGCCGCCTGGAGAGTGAGCCGCGATCCGGTGTGGATAGAAAGGGCGCAGCGGGCGCTCGACTGGCTGCTGGGCGACAACCTGCGCGGCGAGGCGCTGCTCGACCCGCTCAGTGGTGGCTGCCGCGACGGGCTGCATGCCCGTGGCCCCAGTATCAACCAGGGCGCAGAGTCCACCGTGCTGGCCTGGGAAGCGGTGCTGGACCTGAACCTGCTGACCACCGATACGCAGCGCGGCCAGGAATTGACCGATCTGGACAGCCTGACCAGTCTGAGTGCCGACGACTGA
- a CDS encoding glycosyltransferase family 4 protein, whose protein sequence is MLAPIAWRVPPRHYGPWERVVSLLTEELVRTGTDVTLFATADSLTTATLSATAPGGYEETPGLDVKVEEALHLANLFDQAGAFDVIHNHADFLPLSYAGLVNTPTVTTIHGFSGPRILPVYRRYDGRTAYVSISDADRCPELTYLATIYHGLDLSELRFDPRGGEALVFFGRMHPDKGAADAIRIAQAAGRPLLMAGIIQDAGYFEREVQPHLSGDIQYLGSVGPQERERLLGGARALLHPVHFDEPFGLSMAEAMACGTPVIAYRRGSVPEVVGDDGGFIVEEGDEAAAVQAVHAAARFDRHAARARVERLFTVERMARAYGEVYRKMQVR, encoded by the coding sequence ATGCTGGCTCCGATTGCCTGGCGCGTGCCGCCGCGTCATTACGGCCCCTGGGAACGGGTGGTATCGCTGCTGACTGAAGAACTGGTGCGAACCGGAACAGACGTGACGCTGTTCGCTACCGCCGATTCACTGACCACCGCCACGCTGAGCGCCACAGCACCCGGCGGCTACGAGGAAACGCCCGGTCTGGACGTGAAAGTCGAGGAGGCACTGCATCTGGCGAATCTGTTCGATCAGGCCGGTGCCTTCGATGTGATTCACAACCACGCCGATTTCCTGCCGCTCAGCTACGCCGGACTGGTAAACACGCCCACCGTCACGACCATTCACGGCTTCTCGGGGCCGCGAATTCTGCCGGTCTACCGCCGATACGACGGACGCACCGCGTATGTTTCGATCAGCGACGCCGACCGCTGCCCCGAGCTGACGTATCTCGCCACCATCTATCACGGACTGGACCTGTCCGAGTTGCGTTTCGACCCGCGTGGAGGGGAAGCGCTGGTGTTCTTTGGAAGAATGCACCCCGACAAGGGAGCTGCCGACGCCATCCGGATCGCGCAGGCGGCGGGCAGGCCACTGCTGATGGCGGGCATCATTCAGGACGCGGGCTACTTCGAGCGCGAGGTGCAGCCGCATCTGAGCGGCGATATCCAGTATCTGGGCTCGGTGGGGCCGCAGGAGCGCGAACGCCTGCTGGGTGGAGCGCGGGCGCTGCTTCATCCGGTGCATTTCGATGAGCCGTTCGGCCTCAGTATGGCCGAAGCGATGGCCTGCGGCACACCCGTGATCGCGTATCGGCGCGGCAGCGTACCCGAAGTGGTGGGCGACGACGGCGGATTCATCGTCGAAGAAGGGGACGAGGCGGCGGCGGTACAGGCCGTTCACGCGGCGGCCCGCTTCGACCGGCATGCGGCGCGGGCGCGGGTAGAACGCCTGTTCACGGTGGAACGCATGGCACGGGCGTACGGCGAGGTGTACCGAAAAATGCAGGTCAGATAA
- a CDS encoding glycosidase: MSLLPGRHRDPILFHRHDRNPILTSAQWPYPANSVFNAGATTLPDGSTLLLCRVEDFRGLSHLTAARSRDGVSGWHIDTTPTLSPHPDHPEETWGVEDPRITYLPSEGRYAVLYTAYSPAGPGVALALTHDFITFERRGLIFPPEDKDAAIFPTQFEGRWAALHRPVTSTSANIHLSYSENLRHFGDSRPVLEARRGPWWDARKVGLSAPPIRTERGWLLIYHGVKTTGSGVLYRNGLALLDLDNPSRCLLRSDPWVFGPRDLSERVGDVDNVVFPCGTTLAPDGDTLRVYYGQADTSIGLATASISELLAWLDVNGSVPVLE, encoded by the coding sequence ATGAGCTTGCTGCCTGGCCGTCACCGTGACCCAATTCTGTTTCATCGTCACGACCGCAACCCCATCCTCACCTCGGCCCAGTGGCCCTACCCGGCCAACTCGGTCTTCAACGCCGGGGCCACCACCCTCCCCGACGGCAGCACCCTGCTGCTGTGCCGCGTCGAGGATTTCCGGGGCCTGTCGCATCTCACCGCTGCCCGCAGCCGCGACGGAGTCAGTGGCTGGCACATCGACACCACCCCCACCCTGTCACCCCACCCCGACCACCCCGAGGAAACCTGGGGCGTCGAAGACCCGCGCATCACGTACCTGCCCAGCGAAGGCCGATATGCGGTGCTGTACACCGCGTACAGTCCTGCTGGCCCCGGCGTCGCCCTCGCGCTCACCCACGATTTCATCACCTTCGAGCGGCGTGGCCTGATCTTTCCCCCTGAAGACAAAGACGCCGCCATCTTTCCCACCCAGTTCGAGGGCCGCTGGGCAGCGCTGCACCGCCCCGTCACCAGCACCAGCGCCAACATTCACCTGAGTTACAGCGAAAATCTCCGCCATTTCGGAGATAGCCGCCCGGTGCTAGAAGCCCGGCGCGGCCCGTGGTGGGATGCCCGCAAGGTCGGCTTGTCGGCCCCGCCCATCCGGACTGAGCGCGGCTGGCTGCTGATCTATCACGGCGTCAAAACCACCGGCAGCGGCGTGCTGTACCGCAACGGCCTGGCGCTGCTGGATCTGGACAATCCCAGTCGCTGCCTGCTGCGGAGTGATCCGTGGGTCTTCGGGCCACGCGACCTGTCGGAACGGGTCGGGGACGTGGATAACGTGGTGTTTCCCTGCGGGACGACGCTCGCGCCCGACGGCGACACGCTGCGGGTGTATTACGGTCAGGCCGACACCAGCATTGGCCTGGCGACGGCCAGCATTTCAGAGCTGCTCGCCTGGCTCGATGTCAACGGCAGCGTTCCCGTTCTGGAGTAA